A window from Parambassis ranga chromosome 13, fParRan2.1, whole genome shotgun sequence encodes these proteins:
- the pgr gene encoding progesterone receptor: MENKLKMSSTSVADSTDRRVSELMEAGYGRSHARSSTDPRSLTCVSSVRNFGNGGTLNLNSSGDGAVFKDCNVLDASLATKHFYDRGGEYLKCDGVPWEDFVKVQKLEGLPSLSTAPGACKFIKDEKEPSVIMDTSCPSFDPSAELSALDSCCDTDRKQQQQLGLSEGESTSFTPAAAVPPPTFEGSPNFLTDLNQPEQLVNPVRTDSRGGLSGKAVVNFDANAQTGSQQLTMYKTEVPRWQMQSFPAETQYWCQAAGVTEDPFTPGGYDGIQNQSLAQRNPSPFSTFPGMPPQRLCVICGDEASGCHYGVLTCGSCKVFFKRAVEGHHSYLCAGRNDCIVDKIRRKNCPACRLRKCYQAGMMLGGRKLKRFGALKALGLAPSLMFQSHLAMSSDNQALTPMSCITGIHEIQLSQQILNILENIEPETVYSGYDNSQPEVPHLLLNSLNRLCEKQLLWIVKWSKSLPGFRNLHINDQMTLIQYSWMNLMVFSLGWRSFQNVTSEYLYFAPDLVLSQEQMKRSPIYDLCLAIQFIPQEFANLQVTREEFLCMKAIILLNTVPLEGLKSQAAFEKMRQNYIRELTKAIHMRERGVVASSQRFYHLTKLMDAMHDIVKKVNLFCLSTFIQADAMKVEFPEMMTEVIASQLPKVLAGMVRPLLFHSK; encoded by the exons ATGGAGAATAAACTAAAGATGAGCAGCACGTCAGTCGCTGATTCCACCGACAGGAGAGTGAGTGAGCTGATGGAGGCTGGATACGGCAGGTCCCACGCCAGATCATCCACGGACCCGCGCTCTCTCACTTGCGTCTCGTCTGTGCGTAATTTTGGGAACGGTGGCACATTAAACCTCAACTCCAGCGGCGACGGCGCAGTTTTCAAAGACTGTAACGTTCTGGACGCGTCACTGGCTACAAAGCATTTCTATGACCGGGGCGGTGAGTACTTGAAGTGCGACGGGGTTCCGTGGGAAGACTTTGTCAAAGTGCAGAAACTTGAAGGTTTGCCGAGCCTCTCCACTGCGCCAGGCGCGTGTAAGTTCATCAAAGATGAGAAGGAGCCCTCTGTGATCATGGACACCTCCTGCCCCAGCTTTGACCCATCAGCTGAGCTGTCTGCTCTGGACTCAtgctgtgacacagacagaaagcagcagcagcagctgggacTCAGCGAAGGCGAATCTACCAGCTTCACGCCGGCTGCAGCGGTTCCTCCGCCGACTTTCGAGGGTTCTCCAAACTTTCTGACCGACCTGAACCAGCCGGAGCAGCTGGTGAACCCGGTGAGGACTGACTCCAGGGGCGGTTTATCCGGGAAGGCTGTGGTCAACTTTGATGCCAACGCGCAGACAGGCTCGCAGCAGCTGACAATGTACAAGACAGAGGTGCCTCGGTGGCAGATGCAGAGCTTTCCGGCCGAGACGCAGTACTGGTGCCAGGCAGCGGGAGTGACCGAAGACCCCTTCACACCCGGCGGGTATGATGGGATCCAGAACCAGAGCCTGGCTCAGCGGAACCCATCACCTTTCTCCACGTTTCCAGG tATGCCACctcagaggctgtgtgtgatctgtggGGATGAGGCGTCAGGGTGCCACTATGGAGTCCTGACCTGCGGCAGCTGCAAGGTGTTTTTTAAGAGAGCAGTTGAAG GCCATCACAGCTACCTGTGCGCCGGGCGGAACGACTGCATTGTGGATAAAATCAGGAGGAAAAATTGCCCGGCGTGCCGCCTCCGAAAGTGCTATCAAGCAGGGATGATGCTCGGAG GCAGGAAGCTGAAGCGTTTCGGGGCCTTGAAAGCCCTGGGTTTGGCCCCGTCCCTGATGTTCCAGTCTCATTTGGCCATGTCCAGTGACAACCAGGCCTTGACCCCCATGTCCTGCATAACAGGCATCCATGAGATCCAGCTCTCACAGCAGATCCTCAACATCCTGGAAAACATCGAACCGGAGACCGTGTACTCCGGTTACGACAACTCCCAGCCCGAGGTTCCCCATCTCCTGCTCAACAGTCTCAACCGGCTGTGtgagaaacagctgctgtggatCGTCAAGTGGTCCAAGTCTCTGCCAG GGTTTCGTAATCTTCACATCAATGATCAGATGACCCTGATCCAGTACTCCTGGATGAACCTGATGGTGTTCTCTCTGGGCTGGCGCTCCTTTCAGAATGTTACCAGTGAATATTTATACTTTGCTCCAGATCTGGTTCTCAGTCA GGAGCAAATGAAGAGATCTCCCATTTACGACCTGTGCTTGGCGATACAGTTCATCCCTCAGGAGTTTGCGAATCTTCAAGTTACCCGCGAGGAGTTTCTCTGCATGAAAGCCATAATATTACTCAACACAG tgcCTCTTGAAGGACTCAAGAGTCAGGCTGCGTTCGAGAAAATGAGGCAAAACTACATCCGGGAGCTGACCAAGGCTATCCATATGAGGGAGAGGGGCGTGGTGGCCAGCTCCCAGCGCTTCTACCACCTCACCAAACTGATGGACGCCATGCACGAT ATAGTGAAGAAGGTCAACCTGTTCTGTCTGAGCACCTTCATCCAGGCGGACGCCATGAAAGTGGAGTTTCCAGAGATGATGACAGAGGTCATTGCCTCCCAGCTTCCCAAGGTCTTGGCAGGCATGGTGAGGCCACTCTTATTCCACAGCAAGTGA